One genomic region from Myripristis murdjan chromosome 7, fMyrMur1.1, whole genome shotgun sequence encodes:
- the plp2b gene encoding proteolipid protein 2b yields the protein MADTDASPGANCLENLKSYVKTKKGFILAAEILISFIVIICFAASVCGGYSAVAICEMIFAIIFFVVFMMQLDKQIQVVNWVWSDLIRAAIGAGLYIITSLIWIARGSGDGACIAGGVFGLIAGLLFAYDTYTIFLQIKSARQQASTDDRV from the exons ATGGCTGATACCGATGCCAGCCCCGGTGCCAACTGCCTGGAGAATCTGAAAAGTTACGTGAAGACCAAAAAAGGTTTTATTCTCGCCGCAGAAATA CTCATCAGCTTCATCGTCATCATCTGCTTCGctgcgtctgtgtgtggtgGCTACTCCGCTGTGGCCATCTGTGAGATGATCTTCGCCATTATCTTCTTTGTTGTCTTCATGATGCAGCTGGACAAGCAGATCCAAGTGGTCAACTGGGTCTGGAGT GATCTTATTCGTGCTGCCATCGGTGCTGGCCTCTATATCATCACCTCTCTGATTTGGATAGCTAGAGGAAGCGGGGATGGCGCTTGTATCGCAGGCGGG GTGTTTGGTTTGATCGCTGGACTGCTGTTTGCCTACGACACCTATACCATCTTTCTGCAGATCAAGAGCGCCAGGCAGCAGGCTTCCACTG ATGACAGAGTTTAA
- the prickle3 gene encoding prickle planar cell polarity protein 3, which yields MFLRGSKKRRSNRSQEEEDPDRGQPCMRCGDQCPGFRVHGWRKICVHCKCVREEHAVRSVPGQLEKMMTKLVSDFQRHSISDDDSGCASEEYAWVPPGLKPEQVYQYFSCIPEDRVPYVNSPGERHRIKQLLHQLPAHDSEPQYCNSLDEEEKKELRLFSQQRKRENLGRGIVRLFPVTMTGGICQQCGRQICGGDIAVFASRAEHGSCWHPQCFQCASCSELLVDLIYFYQDGQIYCGRHHAERLKPRCQACDEIILADECTEAEGRHWHMKHFCCFECETALGGQRYIMRESRPYCCSCYESLYAEYCDTCGEHIGIDQGQMTYEGQHWHAVESCFCCARCRLPLLGRPFLPRGGLIFCSRPCSLGEDPNNSDSCDSALQSRTSQHRRNGTTEKTQQAQRGSLQQPPEGIKAPITPTKDCIHNTMENRGVHCTTQVQNGVPSHSAHHYPRGSYPPLPHIHRGNGVGPSWPGDLPQYSLLPGDCGIKRPVGGLELNGYTGHPLTSINSRGTSTAKDCSNWVERSSQAIQVFPPQSSVSQADHLIPPESPPLPPAIPANLPPPLPTKSRDLLPQDSPPPTPSLPQPEDTPSDTPPQFTRSGTARVSFREPISSSYSVEEDEDEEENEEEQAEGEENEPDEDEMEGGFGRKLHLQKGIPPQMDLLDGSCYHQRSLRRGWSRCRIPSDSSLHLGTERHFRRSRPDRPRLDALEWRSEKERDRACSNTPSLTLQAGHYKHEDSCSTCSSSSDSEEEGYFLGQPIPLPPQLRRPQPEDGRETEGEGERERAELQRDWGLRGSLRRRRAHSLGAKDKDKNCAIS from the exons ATGTTCCTGCGCGGATCTAAAAAGCGACGGTCCAACCGCTCG caggaggaagaggatccAGACAGAGGCCAGCCCTGTATGCGCTGTGGAGACCAGTGCCCCGGCTTCCGTGTGCACGGCTGGAG GAAGATCTGTGTGCACTGCAAGTGTGTGCGAGAGGAGCATGCCGTGCGTTCGGTGCCGGGCCAGCTGGAGAAGATGATGACGAAGCTGGTCTCCGACTTCCAGAGACACTCCATCTCTGACGACGACTCGGGCTGTGCCTCTGAGGAGTACGCCTGGGTCCCACCTGGCCTCAAGCCTGAACAG GTGTACCAGTACTTCAGCTGTATACCTGAGGACAGGGTGCCTTATGTGAACAGTCCAGGAGAGAGACACCGCATCAAACAGCTGCTCCACCAGCTACCAGCCCATGACAGTGAG cctcAATACTGTAACTCTCTCgacgaggaggagaaaaaggagctGCGCCTTTTCAGTCAGCAGAGGAAGCGGGAAAACTTGGGCAGAGGCATTGTCAGACTCTTCCCAGTAACTATGACTGGGGGAATCTGCCAACAG TGTGGCAGGCAGATTTGCGGTGGGGACATAGCTGTGTTTGCCAGTCGAGCCGAGCATGGCAGCTGCTGGCACCCCCAGTGTTTCCAGTGCGCCTCCTGCAGCGAGCTGCTGGTCGATCTGATCTACTTCTACCAGGACGGACAGATCTACTGTGGCCGGCACCATGCTGAGAGGCTCAAGCCTCGCTGCCAGGCCTGCGATGAG ATCATTCTTGCAGATGAGTGcacagaggcagaggggaggCACTGGCACATGAAGCACTTCTGTTGTTTTGAGTGTGAGACGGCGCTGGGCGGGCAGCGTTACATCATGAGAGAGAGCCGACCGTACTGCTGCTCCTGCTATGAGTCCCTCTACGCCGAGTACTGTGACACATGTGGAGAACACATAG GAATAGATCAGGGCCAGATGACGTATGAGGGTCAACACTGGCACGCTGTGGAATCATGCTTCTGCTGTGCCCGATGTCGACTTCCGCTGTTGGGGCGGCCCTTCCTCCCACGAGGGGGTCTCATCTTCTGCTCCAGGCCCTGTTCACTGGGTGAAGACCCCAATAACTCGGACTCCTGTGACTCGGCGCTGCAGAGCAGGACGTCTCAACACAGACGCAACGGGACAACAGAAAAAACCCAGCAAGCACAGCGAGGTTCCCTACAACAGCCACCAGAGGGCATCAAAGCCCCTATAACGCCTACAAAAGATTGCATTCATAATACAATGGAAAATAGAG GTGTCCACTGCACTACTCAAGTTCAAAATGGAGTTCCCTCCCACAGTGCTCACCATTACCCCCGAGGCTCATACCCACCCCTTCCCCACATTCACAGAGGAAACGGTGTTGGACCTTCTTGGCCTGGCGACCTGCCACAATACAGTTTACTGCCAGGGGACTGTGGAATCAAACGTCCAGTGGGTGGTCTGGAGTTAAATGGATACACTGGACACCCCCTAACTAGTATTAACTCCAGAGGAACCTCTACTGCTAAGGACTGTAGTAACTGGGTGGAGAGAAGCAGTCAAGCAATACAAG tgtttcctccTCAGAGTTCTGTGTCCCAAGCTGACCACCTCATTCCACCTGAGTCGCCTCCTCTCCCGCCTGCTATTCCAGCTAACCTCCCGCCGCCTCTGCCCACCAAGTCCCGAGATCTGTTGCCGCAGGATTCCCCACCCCCTACACCAAGTCTCCCCCAACCAGAGGACACACCCAGCGACACTCCACCCCAGTTTACTCGCAGTGGAACAGCAAGGGTCAGCTTCAGagagccaatcagcagcagctACTCTgtcgaggaggatgaggatgaagaggagaatgaggaggaaCAAGCGGAGGGCGAGGAAAACGAGCCGGATGAGGATGAGATGGAGGGCGGTTTTGGACGCAAGTTACATCTACAGAAAGGCATTCCACCTCAAATGGATCTGCTGG ACGGATCTTGTTACCACCAGCGTAGCTTGCGGCGAGGATGGAGTCGTTGCCGCATCCCATCAGACTCTAGCCTCCATCTGGGCACGGAGAGACACTTTCGGCGCTCCCGGCCCGACCGTCCTCGACTGGACGCCCTGGAATGGAGAAGCGAGAAGGAGAGGGACAGGGCCTGCAGCAACACCCCCTCGCTCACCCTCCAAGCAGGCCACTACAAACACGAAGACTCCTGCTCCACGTGCTCGTCATCCTCGGACTCAGAGGAAGAAGGCTACTTCCTGGGCCAGCCCATTCCCCTGCCCCCGCAGCTCCGCAGGCCCCAGCCTGAGGacgggagagagacagagggagaaggggagagggagagggcggAGCTACAGAGAGATTGGGGGTTGAGAGGCAGCTTAAGGCGGAGGAGGGCCCACAGCCTTGGAGCAAAGGACAAAGATAAAAACTGTGCCATTTCTTAA
- the fam110a gene encoding protein FAM110B, whose product MPVQTLQQTLRQPARAAAAATPPRLRPKGPVGPDFYRQCPSATGRPKQSAVERLEADKAKYVKSQVALSKQQPVRPPEVRRPPTTPTTTIRPTRKTPNRPKTQQGSVPLDLQHLSNLISGVNDGPISTASSEESPDCSATTHNSPCPTPAGAERPCPPPCPEWSSPAKVRLQASGPAKAESSSPTGSPATVTIRRVDVVPQARPVRTPCRPQQYIRQPLQPMPLQSQFPLHLATSNLHLFHPRTLPSPSPLKPVVAPSKHDLPPSSPIGTHNPAPPPLGLPLFPPTSPAITRLSSSSSRKRPSLTRSKSDMSDRYSRAGTELERFFNLCGLDPSDLQELTGPGSDIVSLTRFRSASAPGSECAGSGREDDDDDEDGGDVAERVPYGVSVIERNARVIKWLYGLRQAKDNASRSTNL is encoded by the coding sequence ATGCCTGTGCAGACTCTCCAGCAAACACTGAGGCAACCGGCAAGGGCGGCTGCAGCAGCTACACCCCCACGCCTGCGGCCCAAGGGGCCAGTGGGGCCAGACTTCTACCGGCAATGTCCGTCAGCAACAGGAAGACCAAAGCAGAGTGCAGTGGAGAGGCTGGAGGCAGACAAGGCTAAATATGTCAAGAGTCAAGTAGCCCTCTCCAAGCAACAGCCAGTCCGGCCTCCTGAAGTGCGGAGGCCTCCGACAACTCCTACAACCACCATTAGACCCACCAGGAAGACCCCAAACCGcccaaaaacacagcaaggGAGTGTGCCACTTGATCTACAGCACCTGAGCAACCTGATCAGTGGCGTGAACGACGGCCCTATTTCCACTGCAAGCTCAGAGGAAAGTCCTGACTGTTCTGCCACAACGCACAACTCTCCCTGCCCGACTCCTGCAGGGGCAGAGAGACCGTGTCCTCCTCCCTGCCCCGAATGGTCCAGTCCGGCTAAGGTGAGGTTGCAAGCCTCTGGCCCGGCCAAGGCAGAGAGCTCCAGTCCCACTGGGTCCCCGGCCACAGTGACCATCCGTAGGGTGGACGTCGTGCCCCAGGCCAGGCCGGTGAGGACGCCGTGCAGACCTCAGCAGTACATCCGGCAGCCACTTCAGCCCATGCCATTACAGTCTCAGTTTCCACTCCATCTGGCGACCTCAAACCTGCATCTCTTTCACCCCAGAACACTGCCGAGTCCTTCTCCTCTGAAACCTGTTGTTGCCCCATCTAAACAtgacctccctccctcttctcctatTGGGACCCACAACCCTGCCCCACCCCCTCTCGGCCTCCCTCTGTTCCCCCCTACTTCCCCAGCAATAACTCGTCTGTCTTCCTCTAGCTCCAGGAAACGCCCCTCTCTGACCCGTTCAAAATCAGACATGAGTGACCGGTACTCCCGTGCTGGAACAGAGCTGGAGCGCTTCTTTAACCTGTGTGGTTTGGACCCTTCAGACCTGCAGGAGCTGACGGGACCCGGCTCTGACATTGTGTCTCTCACCCGTTTCCGCAGTGCCAGCGCTCCGGGGTCTGAGTGTGCAGGCTCTGGcagagaggatgatgatgatgatgaggatggtgGGGACGTTGCAGAGCGTGTTCCCTATGGGGTCTCGGTCATTGAGAGAAATGCAAGAGTGATCAAATGGCTGTATGGACTCCGTCAGGCCAAGGACAATGCTAGTAGAAGCACCAATTTGTAG